The Vreelandella piezotolerans genomic interval ATCGGCGTAGCGCCGGGAGTCGAGCACTTCGTCGATTTGGACGACCAGCCGATTGCCGCGCTGTTCAAGCTATACCCGTGGGAGGAGATGGCGGTAGAAGCCTTTGGTGAGGCCGTCACGCAGCTCAACACCCACTGGTTCGAGCCACCCTGGAAAGCCGTTCTTTCCAATAAAGGAATTCTGCCGCTGTTGTGGGAAGAGTACGAAGGGCACCCCAACCTGCTACCGGCCTATTTCGAGAAGGATAGTCACTCGGCGCTAGCACCCGGCTGGGTGCGCAAGCCATTCTTTTCGCGGGAAGGAAGCAACGTCAGCCTAGTTACGCCGGGCGGGCAAGCGGAGAGCGTGAGCGGCCCTTACACCGATAGCCCATGGATTCGTCAGGCCTATCAGCCGCTGCCTCGCTTTGGCGATAAACACGCACTCATCGGTAGCTGGGTGGTGGGCGACCGCGCTTGTGGCATGGGTATTCGCGAAGACGTGGGACGTATCACCAAGGATACGTCGTGCTTCGTTCCCCACGCAATCGTATGACGGAGGGCAGCCTAGGCGGCGTTCGCCCCCGAGCTATCGCTGTGCTGCGACAACCGCCAAACAGGGGACATACTCGCAGCTTGCTCCTCTGCCAAGACCAAGCGCTCGGTCTTCGGCTCGGCTAGGCCGGGTAAGAAGTGGCGAGCTCCCACCCAGCGCAACGGCTCGGCTAGCTGTACCTCTTCAGGCATTCCGCCCTTCATCATTCTCAAGAGATAGTCATCGCTCTCGGTTGGGTGCCAGTGGGTCAGTAACTCAAAGGGCGCTTGAGGCGAACGACGTGCGGCCAGCACACCCAAACCGGGCTGGCAGTGCAGTTCGATGATGTGCGCAACGCCTTTCGCCAGTAGCGCACGGTAGGTGTGCTTATCCAATGTCGAGGTCGAGACGGCCGTGATGTTCATGGGCAGTGAGGGAAGCCGCTGCGCCAATTGACACCAGCGGTCTGCACTGGTCACCATGATGTCACCCGCATTGAGTTCCCAAAGCGCGTTGGCATGATCAAAGAGAGAGCGCGACGACCAGCCCGCCAGCTGCGGAAGCAGCGCACCGAGCATAAAACCTGCGGCCGTCTGTGCCGATAGCCAACTCACCACGCTACGAACTGGCTGCCCGTCCTGATCAAACAACGTCGCGAGCGCCTCTGCTTCTTGCAGCAGCGACGCCGCACTGTAGCGATGCTGACGTTGGAGTCGATGGCTGAACGCGCCGCCGATGTCGCTATCGAATAACTGTAAGTGGGTAATGTCACCACGCTCGTTCAACGCGTCTGCCCACTCATCCACGGTAATAGAAGAATCAGAAAGTACGTCGGCGTCCGTCAGGCCAAAGCGACGTTTGACCGAATCGACCAGGCTTTCTCGCTCGGGGGTCCCCGCGGCAGGCAGCATATCGCTTTGCGGGTTGCCGTAGCGCGCCAACATACTTCGCAACACGGCAATCAGAGTGGGTGAGGTCAGTGACAACATGATGCTTCCTTAGCAAATCGTCGTTCCATTAGGTTGCCAGATTACTCACATGTATCACTTTTGTCAAAGTATTAACTTATATCAAGCTTGCTAGCTAATACTTGTATAAATAAGCCGGACCTGAAGGCCAATCGTTGGTAGAAATAGTCGATGCTCTTGCCAAACGCCGCTGAAATCGTTGCTATCATGCCAAAGGGTATGAGGCGACTCAGCAATGAACAATGCTGATGCCTCATGCCTTTCGTTAAGCGTTTTCGTCCCACTTGGAGCAACCGCGATAATGACAGCGCGCTGGAAAACCCTGCCATTACGGCTACGTCTGTTTATCTCCTTCGGCACGGTGTTGGCCATTGCCATGTTTCTAGCGCTCTACCTGCAGGCGCGGGCACACGGCCAAGCTCGTCTGGATAACCTGCTGAACGTCGAGTTACCTGCCCAGGTTGAAGAGCTAGCCACACGCATCAACCTCCGCTTGAGTCCAGCGTTGGCGTTGTCTGAAAGTCTAGCCAACAGTTACTTCATCGAGCAGTGGGTTGCCGACGGGCTGCCAGCCATCCAACAACCGGACATCGAGCGCTACCTGTCACGCCTCATGAACCAATTGGACACCGAGCTGCTCTTTATCGCCGCTCAAACACAAGGGCGCGGCGTCTACTTCCAGTACCGTGACGGCAACTTCATGCAGCGTCCGCTCCAGCGTCCCGGTGGCGACGACGACTGGTACTATCAGTTCACCGACAGTGACGCTCCGTACAACTTAAATTTAGACAGCGACACCTTCTCCCCAGAGGAGGCCTTCGTCTTTTTGAACTTCCGCAGCAGCGCGACCGCTACCAATGGCCGTCCCAGCGTTGTCGCTGGCGCGGGGCTCGACCTATCGCGCATGGCCCAGCTCATCCGTGACTATCGTCTGGGCGACACCGGTCGAGCGTCGATCTTGAGTGCCGAAGGCGCCTTCATGGTCACCAGTAATGAAACCAATATCTCGGCACTTCAACCCCAGGAAACCGATACGCTACTGCGCCAGGATAATGACATTCGCGTCAGTGAAATCGAGCGCAATGGCCACCCCTATTTCGTCACCACCCGCTGGCTGCCAGAGTTACAGCGCTATCTCATGGTCGAGGTCTCCAAAGAAGAGTACACCAGCAGCATTCGCCAGCGCTTTTTGAGCTCGGTTGAACTTGGCCTACTGCTTCTCGTCGCCGGACTGCTGCTGCTTTACCCCTTGACGGGCAGTCTCATTCGCCCGCTCGATCGCTTTCAGCGCCAGCTCAAAGAGATTACCCATAGTCTGGACCTTTCCCGCCGAGTGGAAACCGACGACCGCGCCGAACTGGGCGACTTGGCCGACCAAACCAATCAGCTATTGGAGCGTCTCTCCCGCGCGATTGCGGCGGTGTCGTCCAACGCGCTAGCGCTCAATCAAGTAGCCGACCGCTTGGCACAGACGGCCGGGCTCTCCGGCATACAGGGCGGCGACATACAACATGAAGCCAACCAGACCATGGCTGCTGCGGTCGAGGAGATGGCCTCTTCGGTTGCCGAAATCACCTCCACCATGGAAGAACTCTCCACGTCTTCCACGCAAATTGCCGATCACTCGCAGTCCGTGGTGGACGTGGCGAACCAAACCCTTGAACGCAGCCGCAAGGGCAGTACCGCCATGCAGCTGCTTCAGGCCAAAATGCAGGATATTAGAAGCGACAGTGAGCAGAGCCTCGCGGAAATCATGACGCTGGGCGCGAAGTCCAAACAGATCAGTAAAGTAATGGAGCTGATCAATACACTGGCTGCTCAGACCAAACTGATCGCTTTCAACGCCGCACTCGAAGCGTCCAGCGCAGGGGAGTCCGGCCGTCGCTTTTCCGTGGTCGCCAATGAGATACGCCGCTTGGCCGATAGCGTGACCGACTCCACTCAAGAGATCGAGGGACACACCGACGATATCCAGCAAGCGATCAATCGCTTGGTCGTGGCCTCAGAAAAGGGCGCGACATCGATCGAACAGGGCGTCGAGGCCAGCCAAAGCACCGCGCAAGACCTGGAAGCGCTGCTCAAAGCCGCTAGCCAAACGAGCAGCGCCGCGCAGCAAATTTCGCTCTCGACCCAACAGCAGAAAACCGCCAGCAGTCAGGTGGTGATTGCCCTACGAGACATCGACACGGCCAGCGCTCGCAATGCCCACTCCGTGCGCAGCATCACGGAGATCAGCCAGGACATGGTACAGATGTCTGCCGAGCTGAACGCGCTCGTTCAGGAGTTCACTCTCGATGAGCAGAGCGCCAAACCGAACGACGATAAGCCACGTCCTTCCTGAGGAGGCGTCGATGAGTGCAATTCGGGTCGTGATGGCCGATGACAGCCCGCTAGCGCGCGAGGTATTGCGCGACATACTCACTCGGGATGGTGATATCGAGATCGTCGGTGAAGCGACCAACGGTCAAGAAGCCGTCGAGATGGCGCGGCGGCTGAGCCCACAGCTCATTACCATGGACCTGACGATGCCCATAATGGATGGGCTCAGCGCCATCGAAGAGATCATGCACACCAAAGGGGTGCCCATCGTCGTGATTAGTGACCGTTCAGACGCCCAAACGGCCTATCGCGCGCTGGAAGTCGGCGCACTGGAAGTGCTGCCCAAGCCGGGGCTGGACGACGAGGATGCTCAGCGCCTTCTGGCACGGGTGCGGCTATTGGCAGGCGTGTCCGTGATCACCCGACTGCGCCGACGCGCTCCTGCGACACCCGCGCTCGCGCCTGCCAGGCCTGCGGCTGTCCCTATGTGCCCGACCGCCTCACGCGGTTTTCAGCGGGTGGTCGCCATTGCCTGTTCGACTGGCGGCCCCCAGGCACTCGCGCGGCTGTTAAGCAAGCTCCCCAAAGAGTTTCCCGCTCCCATCTTGATTGCCCAGCACATTAGCCCTGGCTTCATCGAAGGTATGGCGACATGGCTAGGGTCGCTCTGTACGCTGCCAGTGAGCGTCGCCCAAAGTAGCGAGCGCCTTCTGCCCGGACACATCTATTTGTGTCCGCCCGACAGTCAGATCAACGTAACGGCACAACACCGTTTGCAGCTGTCACCCGGCCCTGCACAGGCGCTCTACCATCCAAGCTGTGATGCCATGCTTCATAGCGTGGCGAGCGTATATGGAGCCGATAGTATTGGGGTGATTTTAACCGGTATGGGCCGAGACGGCGTCAGCGGCATGCGCGCGATTCAGCTCGCGGGAGGCACCACCTTGGCACAGGATGAAGCCAGCTCGGTGATCTACGGTATGAACCAAGAAGCCATCAATGCGGGCGTAGTACAGCAGGTGTTGGGGCTAGACGAGATCCCGACGCGCCTGCTTCGCGACGTGCGCTTCACCCCCTCACCCTGGCGGGCACCGCAATGAGTTCACTGGCACCGTTCAAGCAGTGGGTGCATCAACGCTGCGGGCTACATTTGGAAGGACTCGCTGAAGCGCGTTTGGTGCGCGCCATCGAAGCCTTGCACGTCGAACTCGGTACACAAGACAGCCACGTCATGCTGACTCGTTTGGCGGAAGATGACGCGCTGTTCGACCGCTTTGTTAGCCAGTTGACGGTCAACGAAACGTACTTCTTCCGCGAACCGGAAACCCTTCACTGGCTGGTAGAGACGTACCTGCCACGTCGGCTGGCCGAGCAAGGCGGTCCGCTACGCTTACTCAGCGCTGGCTGCTCCTCGGGGGAGGAGCCCTATAGCGTCGCCATGGCACTACAAGAGCGCTACGGCGACCGCGCTCAAACGCTGTTCACCATTACCGGCGGCGACGTCGACCAGCAGGTACTGAAAAAAGCGCAGGCAGGGCGCTATGCGGGCATGGCGTTTCGTGCCCTTCACCCTTCACTAAAAGCCCGTTTCTTCACCCCGGTCGGGCGCAGTTTTCAGCTGGATACCACGCTGCGTCAGTGGGTGACGTTTCAGCCGCTGAACCTGCTGTCGACGAGCGCTTGCCACATGGATGGCCCGTTCGATGTCATCCTGTTTCGCAACGTCTCGATCTATTTTGACGAAGCTACGCGCCGTACCATTCAGCACCAGCTCAAGCAGCTTTTAGCCCCTAACGGCATTCTGCTATGTGGCGTGACTGAAACCTTAGGTAACGATCTAGGCGTGTTCTCTCTCAAGGAGGAGCAGGGGGTGTTCTACTTTCAAGCTGAGCTGCCGATGTCAGCGCGCTCCGTCAACGAACTCGTGCCCGTCGCCCCGCAGGCAACGAACGCACCGGTGGCGAGCGAGCCCGCCCCCCATGCGGAGCCTCTGCCCGCCGAGCCCAGTCACCAAGAGGAACCGCCGCCCTTTTCAGCGCCACCGTCCGCTAACCACGACACGTTGCAGCACGCCCACGATGCGCTGAATCAAAACCGCTTCGACGACGCGAATACCCTGCTGATGCCGCTGTTGGCCGACGACCCGTGGAGCGTTGATGCATTGCTACTGGCGGGCCTCGTTGCCCGCTGGCAACAGCAGCCTCAGCGCGCGTACGATTATTTCAAACGTGCGCTCTACGTGTCCCCCGAGTGCTGGCCAGCCCACTTTTATCAAGCGGAGCTGCTACGCCAAGGCGAGTTACCTGACCAGCCCACTCAGCGGCAGCGCGGTTACGCCGCCGTCGTACGCTTGCTAGACGCCTCTCCGCTAGCCAGTGGCGGATTAAAAGTGATTGCCTCGCCTTTGCCTCCCGGCGATGCCTGCTTCTTGGCAAAACGCTATATGAACGAACATGCCGTCACACAGGGAGCGGGCTAATGGCGCTCGATATTCGACGCTTCATTCAGCGGTTCGTCGAAGAGGCTGCTGACCACTTGCCCCGCTTGCGCGAAGGCATCAGCGCTTTGGAGCAAGGCGCCGCTGATAAAGAGCGTATCAATGAGCTATTTCGCTCCGCGCATACGCTCAAAGGCTCATCGCGGATGCTCAAGCTCACCCCTATCACCGCGGTGGCCCACAGCATGGAGGAGCTGCTCAGCGCTTTTCGAGACGGCAGCCAAGTGCCTGGTCCCGATAGCATCAGTCTGCTATACCAAGCCACCGATGCGCTCGCTGACGATGTGGCCCAACTCGCCCAGGGCGCGTCTCCTGAGACGCTCGCCGTCGCCGACCCGGTGCTTTGCCAGGCGTTGGAAGCCGCTGCTCAACCCAGCACGGCCACTCTCTCCAACGCGGAGGAAGCCCCCGAACCCACAGCACCGCTGCCGCTGTCTCCACCGGTAAACCCACCGCGGCCCGCTGGCAGCGCGACCCTGGCACTCAGCGATACGGTGCGCGTGCGCCTGGAGCGATTGGACGATGTGATTCGTCTGATGGGCGAAGTGCTCTCGGGGCATCACCATCTGCATACGCTGGTCGAACAGGCGCAGGCGTTGGAAGCGCGTCTGCCTGGCGATCAGCGCAGCGCCATTCATGCCTTCAACCGCGACTTGAAAGACAGTGTGCTGAGCCACGATGCGTTAATGAGCGACCTTCACGAGCGCGCCCTGCAGATGCGTATGCTGCCCCTCGGCGTGGTCTTCGACCCGCTGGCGCAGATGGCCAGGGAGCTTGCCCAGTCACTAGGGAAGCATGTGGACTGCCGGGTGCGGGGCAGTGAGATCGAGCTGGATCGCCAACTGATCGACCGCCTTTCCGACCCGCTGATTCACCTGCTGCGTAACGCGCTGGATCACGGTCTAGAGACACCAGAGCAACGCAAAGCGGCAGGCAAACCCCCCCGAGGTCAGCTCGTACTTGAAGCTTGGCAGGATGGCAACTGGGTCGTGGTGGAAATGCACGACGACGGCACAGGTATTGCGCTGGACGCCGTCCGCCAAAAAGCCCTGGCCAAGCAGCTGCTCAGCGAAGAGCAACTGTCGGCGCTCAGTGAACAAGAGACGCTCGACCTGATCTTTTTGCCCGGTTTTTCGACCAAGGCGATGATCACCGACTTTTCGGGACGCGGCGTGGGTATGGACGTAGTGAAACGCACCATCATGGACGAGCTGAGCGGCGATTTGCAGCTCACCAGCGAGGCAGGCAAGGGCACGCGCTTTACGCTGCGTCTTCCACTATCACTGGCATTGATGCGGGTGCTGCTCATCAAAGCCGGCAACGTAACGCTCGGTATCACTGCCCCCCATGTGGCGGAGCTGGTCGAGTGCTCACCGGCGCAGTTCATCGACGCAGCGGGGCAGCCTACGTTGATCTTACGTAACGAGTTCGTGCCAGTAGTGCCGCTTGCCCAGTTGCTGGATCTGCCCGTGGCCGACACGCTGCCCGATCCGGCGTTACTGGTCGTCGTCCATCAGCGCCAGCAAAAACTGGCGCTGATCGTGGATACGCTGGTCGACGAGCGGGACATGGTGATCAAGCCGCTTCCCGAGCATCTACGCTACCTTCCCATGATCTCGGGCATGGTGTCTCAGGGGCGTAATGCGCTGGTCAGCCTTCTCCACGTCCCGGCGCTGTTTGAACGCGCCAAGCACCATACGCTCACCCCCCGTGGCGTAGAACCCAGCGGCACCGCTCACCGGATATTGGTCGTGGATGACTCTTTGAACACTCGGGAGATCGAAAAAGACGTGCTGGAAGCGTGGGGCTATCAGGTGACCCTGGCAGAGAATGGTCGCGATGGATTGAACAAAGCCCTGGCCGAGTCTTTCGATGCCGTGCTTACCGACGTTGAAATGCCCGTGATGGATGGCTTTGCGCTGACCGCCAGACTGCGCGAAAATGAGCTATATCGTCATAAGCCGATCATCATCATCACCTCTCGCGAAAAAGAGAGCGACCGCCAGCGGGGGATGGAGGTGGGGGCCGATGCCTACATCGTGAAGGGCAGCTTCGATCAGAACAACTTAGTGGAGACGCTCAAAGCCTTGTTGGGCTGAGTCTCCCGCCACGAGGATAACCATGCGAATATTGGTCGTAGACGACGACCCCTTAGCCGGGGAAATGACCGGGGCGCTGCTGGAGTTTCAGGGCCACGACGTCCTGCTCGCCAACGACGCCATGGAAGCCACCCACGAACTGGATTCCCATGACGATATCGCGCTGATCGTCAGCGACATGTATATGCCTCTGATCAACGGCATCGAGCTTTTGCACATGCTGCGAGAGCAGGGTGTCATGCTTCCCTTCATACTGCTCACTGGTGACACGCCGGATGATGCACTGCGCCAGACCCCAGGGCTCAGCGCTTGCTTACAGAAAGATGCCGCGCTAGACACGTCATTAGAGCGCGCCGTTGCCCAAGCGCTTGGTGCGTAGCCATGCCGTTACCCAGCTATGCCCGGCTCGTCCACTCGCACAGGTAGCCTGATGTCATCCTCTGCTTCTTCGCTGCACGATAAACTCAATCAACTGCGTCAGCGTTTCATCGACCAGTTACCCGCGCGTTTACAGCTCACTGTCGGGCTGTGGCAACAGAGCCAGGCCTCCGCCGAGGCACAGGCACGACTTGGCCCAGAGCTGCATCGGTTTTTCCATAGTTTGAAGGGCACCGGACGCTCACTGGGCTTCGAGCGCATTGCGCTATTGGCCGAGCAGGGCGAGGCCGCTCTCGACGGCCAAGCACCTGCCGGGCAGGTGGTGGAGCAGGTGTTCGTCCACCTCGCCGAGGAGCAGCAGCGGCTGCAGTCACTGCCTGAGCAACAGCGGGCACTGGCCGCCATGACCAGCGTCGAATTCTCGCCAAAGCCAGTGCAAACCCGCAGCAAGCGTCAGCGGCTGATCTACCTATGCGACGACGAACCGGACCAAGTGAGCCAACTGCTGCACCACCTGCGCTGCTTCGGCCACGAGGTAGTGCACTTCGAAGACACGGATACGTTCTTCAACGCCGTGATCACGCGTCGTCCCGACGCCATCATCATGGACGTGCAATTCCCTCAAGGTAATACGGCGGGCACCGAGACGCTCGCCAGCCTCAACAAGCTGACCGGTGAACCGCTGCCCTCGATCGTCCTCTCCGCCCACGGTGATTTTCACTCACGCCTCAGCGCCGTGCGAGCAGGCTGTAACGGCTACTTCACGAAACCGGTGAAACCGCTGGACTTGATGC includes:
- a CDS encoding methyl-accepting chemotaxis protein — protein: MTARWKTLPLRLRLFISFGTVLAIAMFLALYLQARAHGQARLDNLLNVELPAQVEELATRINLRLSPALALSESLANSYFIEQWVADGLPAIQQPDIERYLSRLMNQLDTELLFIAAQTQGRGVYFQYRDGNFMQRPLQRPGGDDDWYYQFTDSDAPYNLNLDSDTFSPEEAFVFLNFRSSATATNGRPSVVAGAGLDLSRMAQLIRDYRLGDTGRASILSAEGAFMVTSNETNISALQPQETDTLLRQDNDIRVSEIERNGHPYFVTTRWLPELQRYLMVEVSKEEYTSSIRQRFLSSVELGLLLLVAGLLLLYPLTGSLIRPLDRFQRQLKEITHSLDLSRRVETDDRAELGDLADQTNQLLERLSRAIAAVSSNALALNQVADRLAQTAGLSGIQGGDIQHEANQTMAAAVEEMASSVAEITSTMEELSTSSTQIADHSQSVVDVANQTLERSRKGSTAMQLLQAKMQDIRSDSEQSLAEIMTLGAKSKQISKVMELINTLAAQTKLIAFNAALEASSAGESGRRFSVVANEIRRLADSVTDSTQEIEGHTDDIQQAINRLVVASEKGATSIEQGVEASQSTAQDLEALLKAASQTSSAAQQISLSTQQQKTASSQVVIALRDIDTASARNAHSVRSITEISQDMVQMSAELNALVQEFTLDEQSAKPNDDKPRPS
- the cheB gene encoding chemotaxis-specific protein-glutamate methyltransferase CheB, producing MSAIRVVMADDSPLAREVLRDILTRDGDIEIVGEATNGQEAVEMARRLSPQLITMDLTMPIMDGLSAIEEIMHTKGVPIVVISDRSDAQTAYRALEVGALEVLPKPGLDDEDAQRLLARVRLLAGVSVITRLRRRAPATPALAPARPAAVPMCPTASRGFQRVVAIACSTGGPQALARLLSKLPKEFPAPILIAQHISPGFIEGMATWLGSLCTLPVSVAQSSERLLPGHIYLCPPDSQINVTAQHRLQLSPGPAQALYHPSCDAMLHSVASVYGADSIGVILTGMGRDGVSGMRAIQLAGGTTLAQDEASSVIYGMNQEAINAGVVQQVLGLDEIPTRLLRDVRFTPSPWRAPQ
- a CDS encoding CheR family methyltransferase — protein: MSSLAPFKQWVHQRCGLHLEGLAEARLVRAIEALHVELGTQDSHVMLTRLAEDDALFDRFVSQLTVNETYFFREPETLHWLVETYLPRRLAEQGGPLRLLSAGCSSGEEPYSVAMALQERYGDRAQTLFTITGGDVDQQVLKKAQAGRYAGMAFRALHPSLKARFFTPVGRSFQLDTTLRQWVTFQPLNLLSTSACHMDGPFDVILFRNVSIYFDEATRRTIQHQLKQLLAPNGILLCGVTETLGNDLGVFSLKEEQGVFYFQAELPMSARSVNELVPVAPQATNAPVASEPAPHAEPLPAEPSHQEEPPPFSAPPSANHDTLQHAHDALNQNRFDDANTLLMPLLADDPWSVDALLLAGLVARWQQQPQRAYDYFKRALYVSPECWPAHFYQAELLRQGELPDQPTQRQRGYAAVVRLLDASPLASGGLKVIASPLPPGDACFLAKRYMNEHAVTQGAG
- a CDS encoding hybrid sensor histidine kinase/response regulator codes for the protein MALDIRRFIQRFVEEAADHLPRLREGISALEQGAADKERINELFRSAHTLKGSSRMLKLTPITAVAHSMEELLSAFRDGSQVPGPDSISLLYQATDALADDVAQLAQGASPETLAVADPVLCQALEAAAQPSTATLSNAEEAPEPTAPLPLSPPVNPPRPAGSATLALSDTVRVRLERLDDVIRLMGEVLSGHHHLHTLVEQAQALEARLPGDQRSAIHAFNRDLKDSVLSHDALMSDLHERALQMRMLPLGVVFDPLAQMARELAQSLGKHVDCRVRGSEIELDRQLIDRLSDPLIHLLRNALDHGLETPEQRKAAGKPPRGQLVLEAWQDGNWVVVEMHDDGTGIALDAVRQKALAKQLLSEEQLSALSEQETLDLIFLPGFSTKAMITDFSGRGVGMDVVKRTIMDELSGDLQLTSEAGKGTRFTLRLPLSLALMRVLLIKAGNVTLGITAPHVAELVECSPAQFIDAAGQPTLILRNEFVPVVPLAQLLDLPVADTLPDPALLVVVHQRQQKLALIVDTLVDERDMVIKPLPEHLRYLPMISGMVSQGRNALVSLLHVPALFERAKHHTLTPRGVEPSGTAHRILVVDDSLNTREIEKDVLEAWGYQVTLAENGRDGLNKALAESFDAVLTDVEMPVMDGFALTARLRENELYRHKPIIIITSREKESDRQRGMEVGADAYIVKGSFDQNNLVETLKALLG
- a CDS encoding response regulator, producing the protein MRILVVDDDPLAGEMTGALLEFQGHDVLLANDAMEATHELDSHDDIALIVSDMYMPLINGIELLHMLREQGVMLPFILLTGDTPDDALRQTPGLSACLQKDAALDTSLERAVAQALGA